The Bombus pyrosoma isolate SC7728 linkage group LG3, ASM1482585v1, whole genome shotgun sequence genome has a segment encoding these proteins:
- the LOC122565764 gene encoding PHAF1 protein CG7083, with amino-acid sequence MLELEVVPERSLGCEQWEFILGMHFSQSVSIIQSQVGIIRGVQVLYSDSNPLDVDLVINLPHDGVRLIFDPVVQRLKIIEIYNMKLVKLKYCGLPFNSPEVLPSIEQIEHSFGATHPGVYDSDKQVFVLNFRGLSFYFPIDSKFQPGYAHGLGSLQFPNGTSPLVAKTAIYVGNMGAGGGSDEHNLKAPPPPLPLVCYHNNLYLEKADVMRDKMRTRGLRLHLFTEGSSVTRVLLEPKKRCLTKEVLFGDTCEDVLSALGAPSRVFFKAEDKMRIHSPHAHKRDKIRRSDFFYNYFTLGLDVLFDAKTQCVKKFVLHTNYPGHYNFNMYHRCEFSLTLPPENNSTESGKLIDVSPSPVTITAYTKWDRISEQLKASARPVVLNRASSTNTTNPFGCTFCYGIRDAIVEVMANQHIASVTLYRAV; translated from the exons ATGTTGGAACTCGAAGTAGTGCCCGAAAGATCCCTCGGCTGCGAGCAGTGGGAATTTATTTTAG GCATGCATTTTTCCCAATCTGTATCGATAATACAATCCCAAGTGGGCATTATAAGGGGAGTACAAGTACTTTATAGTGATAGT AATCCTTTAGATGTAGATTTAGTAATAAACTTACCTCATGATGGAGTTCGGCTTATATTCGACCCAGTGGTGCAAAGGCTCAAAATAATTGAGATTTATAACATGAAATTAGTTAAACTCAAATACTGTGGTTTGCCATTCAATTCACCAGAGGTTTTGCCATCTATTGAACAAATTGAACATTCATTTGGAGCAACCCATCCTGGTGTTTACGATAGTGATAAACAA GTATTTGTGTTAAATTTCCGAGGACTATCGTTTTACTTCCCCATTGATTCAAAGTTCCAACCTGGATATGCACATGGATTAGGATCATTGCAATTCCCAAATGGAACATCTCCCCTTGTGGCAAAAACAGCTATTTATGTTGGTAACATGGGTGCTGGAGGTGGAAGCGATGAGCATAACTTAAAGGCACCACCACCACCTCTGCcactt GTTTGCTATCATAACAATTTGTATTTAGAAAAGGCAGATGTCATGAGAGACAAAATGCGTACACGAGGTCTTAGATTGCACCTTTTCACAGAAGGTAGCTCTGTAACAAGGGTATTACTGGAGCCAAAAAAACGCTGCTTAACCAAAGag GTGTTATTTGGTGACACTTGTGAAGATGTGCTGAGTGCTTTGGGAGCACCATCTCGAGTCTTTTTCAAAGCCGAGGATAAGATGCGCATTCATAGCCCTCACGCACACAAACGCGATAAAATAAGACGGTCGGATTTCTTCTACAACTATTTTACTTTAGGATTG GATGTTTTATTTGATGCCAAAACCCAGTGTGTTAAGAAGTTCGTGCTACACACAAATTACCCGGggcattataattttaacatgTACCATCGTTGCGAGTTTTCTTTAACTCTTCCACCAGAAAATAATTCCACCGAATCTGGGAAACTTATAGATGTTTCCCCTTCTCCAGTTACG ATCACTGCCTATACGAAATGGGATAGAATAAGCGAACAGTTGAAGGCTAGTGCACGGCCAGTAGTATTGAACCGTGCTTCCTCGACGAACACAACAAATCCATTTGGGTGTACGTTTTGTTATGGTATACGCGACGCGATCGTCGAAGTCATGGCGAATCAACACATCGCGAGTGTAACTTTATACAGAGCTGTGTGA